In Thermodesulfovibrio aggregans, the following proteins share a genomic window:
- a CDS encoding methylenetetrahydrofolate reductase C-terminal domain-containing protein, with translation MIVSNRKDLKEIEKYIENLDKFFLIGCSECATLCGTGNEEAILNLKQWLEDNHKKVTGWMIAKTGCQILGTKRELSQYKEAIEQAQCIMVLSCGAGTQTITELFEEKPVIPLNDTLFIGNMRRFREFEERCRACGECFLAITGVCVVTLCPKSMLNGPCGGYKEGRCEVNPLRKCAWIIAYETLEKRGLMEKFYENILGPKDWSKANSPRQLKASTGYSKSKTEDPKEK, from the coding sequence GTGATTGTAAGTAACAGGAAAGATTTAAAAGAGATTGAAAAATATATTGAAAATCTTGATAAATTCTTTCTTATTGGCTGTTCCGAATGCGCCACTTTATGCGGCACAGGTAATGAGGAAGCGATTTTAAATTTAAAACAATGGCTTGAAGACAATCATAAAAAAGTAACTGGATGGATGATTGCAAAAACAGGCTGTCAGATTCTTGGAACTAAAAGAGAACTCTCTCAATACAAAGAGGCTATTGAGCAAGCTCAATGCATAATGGTTCTTTCCTGTGGTGCAGGAACGCAAACTATTACAGAACTTTTTGAAGAAAAACCAGTTATTCCATTAAATGATACACTTTTTATTGGTAACATGCGGAGATTCAGAGAATTTGAGGAAAGATGTCGTGCCTGCGGTGAATGTTTTCTTGCCATAACAGGAGTGTGCGTTGTAACTCTCTGTCCAAAATCAATGCTCAATGGACCATGCGGAGGATACAAAGAAGGCAGATGCGAAGTTAATCCTCTGAGAAAGTGCGCATGGATAATTGCATATGAAACTTTGGAAAAAAGAGGACTTATGGAAAAATTTTATGAAAATATCCTGGGTCCAAAGGATTGGTCAAAGGCTAATTCACCAAGACAGCTTAAAGCCTCTACAGGCTATTCAAAATCCAAAACAGAAGATCCAAAGGAGAAATAA
- the folD gene encoding bifunctional methylenetetrahydrofolate dehydrogenase/methenyltetrahydrofolate cyclohydrolase FolD, with translation MSAVIIDGKMLANKIKEELKNEVSELKNKGIKPCLAVLLVGENKASQKYVSYKEKACNELGIESQVYKLPENTNESVLTNIINELNENPKVNGILVQLPLPRHLAEQRVLQKIDPFKDVDGFTPYCLGRLLIDNPLFIPCTPKGVLRMIDEYKITLEGKNAVVIGRSIIVGKPLSLILLRRNATVTICHSKTKEIQEITKKADILCVAIGKERFIKASMVKEGAVVIDIGINVTASGKVVGDVDFDAVKEKASYITPVPGGVGPMTIAMLMENTIYAAKLQRGLL, from the coding sequence ATGAGCGCAGTAATTATTGATGGCAAAATGCTTGCAAATAAGATTAAAGAGGAACTAAAAAATGAGGTATCTGAACTGAAAAATAAAGGCATTAAGCCATGTCTTGCTGTTTTGCTTGTTGGGGAAAATAAGGCAAGTCAAAAATATGTTTCTTATAAGGAAAAAGCCTGCAATGAACTTGGGATTGAAAGCCAGGTTTACAAACTTCCTGAAAATACAAATGAATCAGTTTTAACTAATATCATCAATGAATTAAATGAAAATCCTAAGGTAAATGGAATACTCGTTCAATTACCACTTCCAAGACATTTAGCTGAGCAGAGAGTTTTACAAAAAATAGATCCATTTAAAGATGTAGATGGTTTTACTCCATACTGTCTTGGAAGACTTTTGATTGATAATCCACTGTTTATTCCGTGCACACCAAAAGGCGTTTTAAGAATGATTGATGAATATAAAATTACTCTTGAAGGGAAAAATGCTGTTGTAATTGGAAGAAGTATTATTGTAGGGAAACCTCTTTCTTTAATTCTATTAAGAAGAAACGCCACGGTTACAATCTGCCACAGTAAAACAAAAGAGATTCAGGAGATAACAAAAAAAGCTGATATTTTATGTGTTGCCATAGGCAAAGAGCGTTTTATCAAGGCTTCAATGGTAAAGGAAGGTGCTGTTGTAATTGACATTGGAATAAATGTTACAGCTTCAGGAAAAGTTGTAGGAGATGTTGATTTTGATGCGGTTAAAGAAAAAGCCTCTTACATTACACCTGTTCCAGGAGGAGTTGGACCAATGACAATAGCTATGCTTATGGAAAATACGATTTATGCGGCAAAGCTTCAGAGAGGACTGCTGTGA
- the folE gene encoding GTP cyclohydrolase I FolE, whose protein sequence is MFDREKIKKGVRLIIEGIGENPEREGLVETPDRIARMYEEIFKGLEPPEEELLKCIEGETHDEMVLLRNIPFYSVCEHHFLPFFGNAHIAYIPDGRIVGLSELPRALDYLAKRPQVQERLTKQLADLIVEKIKPKGCMVVIEAEHLCMSMRGIKKPGVKTITSAVRGIFRKSQTTRQEALELINKDK, encoded by the coding sequence GTGTTTGACAGAGAAAAGATTAAAAAAGGTGTAAGACTTATTATTGAGGGAATTGGAGAAAATCCTGAAAGAGAAGGACTTGTTGAAACTCCTGATCGTATTGCAAGAATGTATGAGGAAATTTTTAAAGGACTTGAACCTCCTGAGGAGGAGTTGCTCAAATGCATTGAGGGAGAAACTCACGACGAGATGGTTCTTCTAAGAAATATACCATTTTATTCTGTTTGTGAACACCACTTTTTACCTTTTTTTGGAAATGCACATATTGCCTATATTCCCGATGGCAGAATAGTTGGATTAAGTGAGCTTCCTCGTGCTCTTGATTATCTAGCAAAAAGACCCCAAGTTCAGGAAAGACTTACCAAACAACTGGCGGACTTGATAGTGGAAAAGATAAAACCAAAGGGATGCATGGTAGTTATTGAAGCAGAGCATTTATGCATGAGTATGAGAGGGATAAAAAAACCAGGTGTAAAAACAATTACCTCTGCAGTAAGAGGTATTTTTAGAAAAAGTCAGACAACCAGACAGGAAGCATTAGAATTGATAAATAAGGATAAATAA
- a CDS encoding 5-formyltetrahydrofolate cyclo-ligase yields MKKEIRKKMLEMRNKIEQEIKIRKDEKIALKFIDFMKQRHIKTVLLYASFGSEVDTWRIFEQCKKLSIKTAFPKVKEKTLEVYWVKDISQLAKGYKSILEPFNAKKAELDEIEVIAVPGLAFDKKCFRIGYGGGFYDRLLANKKGLSVGLAYEEQILDEIPIENHDIKVDFIITDERVINCV; encoded by the coding sequence ATGAAAAAAGAAATTAGAAAAAAAATGCTTGAAATGAGGAATAAAATTGAACAGGAGATAAAAATTAGAAAGGATGAAAAAATTGCTTTAAAATTCATTGATTTCATGAAACAAAGGCATATAAAAACAGTGCTTCTATATGCCTCCTTTGGAAGTGAGGTTGATACATGGAGAATTTTTGAACAATGTAAAAAACTCTCAATAAAAACAGCTTTTCCAAAGGTAAAGGAAAAAACTTTAGAAGTTTACTGGGTAAAAGATATCTCTCAACTGGCAAAAGGATATAAATCAATCCTTGAACCCTTTAACGCTAAGAAAGCTGAACTTGATGAGATTGAGGTTATTGCAGTGCCCGGATTAGCTTTTGATAAAAAATGTTTTAGAATTGGATATGGTGGTGGGTTTTATGATAGGCTTCTTGCCAACAAAAAAGGATTGTCAGTTGGATTAGCCTATGAAGAGCAAATTTTAGATGAGATACCTATAGAAAACCATGATATAAAGGTTGATTTTATAATAACTGATGAAAGGGTGATAAACTGTGTTTGA
- a CDS encoding acetylornithine transaminase has product MEAKEVIELSEKYLIPTYKRFPVVLRKGRGVRVWDINGKEYIDCLAGIAVNVLGHCPRKVVLEVQKQVQRLIHVSNLYYTEPQVKLAKILIENSFADRVFFCNSGTEANEGALKLSRIYMKNKFGEQRHEFIAAENSFHGRSFGSLSVTGQEKYHHGFEPLLPGVKFVPFNDVEAIEKAITDKTCAVILEPIQAEGGVNIPDKNYLKEVREICDKYKILLILDEVQTGIGRTGKLFAYEHFGIEPDIMTLAKGLGGGLPIGAILTKEEIAQAFAPKTHASTFGGNPVACAAAVATLETILEDGYLLDYCQRISKYFMKKLNGLKEKYPEIIKEIRGIGLLIGIELTDSGVPIVEKCLEKGLLIGLAGDGSVIRFTPPLIIEKDDVDEAVSIFDKALKEAIK; this is encoded by the coding sequence ATGGAAGCAAAAGAGGTCATAGAACTCAGTGAAAAATATTTAATCCCAACTTATAAAAGATTTCCTGTTGTTTTGAGAAAGGGTAGGGGTGTAAGAGTATGGGACATTAATGGAAAGGAATATATAGATTGTCTTGCAGGTATTGCGGTAAATGTGCTTGGACATTGTCCAAGAAAAGTGGTATTAGAAGTGCAAAAACAGGTGCAGAGATTGATTCATGTATCAAATCTTTACTATACAGAGCCTCAGGTAAAACTCGCTAAAATTTTAATTGAAAACTCATTTGCAGATAGAGTTTTTTTCTGTAATTCCGGGACAGAAGCAAATGAAGGTGCGTTGAAACTCTCAAGAATATACATGAAAAATAAATTTGGTGAGCAACGCCATGAATTTATCGCAGCAGAAAACTCATTTCACGGAAGAAGTTTCGGAAGTCTCTCGGTTACAGGGCAGGAAAAGTATCATCATGGCTTTGAACCATTGCTTCCAGGGGTAAAGTTTGTTCCCTTTAATGATGTAGAAGCCATAGAAAAGGCAATTACAGATAAGACCTGTGCTGTAATTCTTGAACCAATTCAGGCAGAGGGCGGAGTTAACATTCCTGATAAAAACTATCTTAAAGAGGTTCGTGAAATCTGCGACAAATATAAGATTCTTCTTATCTTGGATGAAGTTCAGACAGGAATTGGAAGGACTGGCAAACTTTTTGCCTATGAGCACTTTGGAATTGAACCGGACATTATGACGCTTGCAAAAGGTCTTGGTGGAGGACTTCCAATTGGAGCAATTCTTACAAAGGAAGAAATTGCTCAGGCATTTGCCCCAAAAACTCATGCTTCCACATTTGGTGGAAATCCTGTTGCCTGTGCAGCTGCAGTGGCAACTCTTGAGACAATTCTTGAAGATGGTTATCTTCTTGACTACTGCCAGAGAATTTCAAAGTATTTTATGAAAAAGCTTAATGGCTTGAAGGAAAAATATCCAGAAATAATTAAAGAAATAAGAGGTATAGGACTTTTAATTGGCATAGAGCTTACAGACAGTGGAGTCCCGATTGTTGAAAAATGTCTGGAAAAGGGACTTTTAATAGGACTTGCAGGAGATGGCTCTGTGATAAGATTTACTCCACCTTTGATAATTGAAAAGGACGATGTGGATGAGGCAGTCTCTATTTTTGATAAAGCACTTAAGGAGGCTATAAAGTGA
- the argF gene encoding ornithine carbamoyltransferase: MKRDYLRVLDLSKDEFISLINRAIEFKSNKDFSKCPLIGKSIGMIFEKPSTRTRVSFEVAIYQLGAHPLCLSSKELQLSRGETIKDTAQVLSRYLDGIVIRTFSHAIVEEFAKYSTVPVINALTDEHHPCQALADMMTILEKKGRLEGIKLAYVGDGNNVANSLIEASTLTGVKIHVATPEGYEPSEEVIEKAKTHTEVKLFNNPEEAVKEADVIYTDVWLSMGEEENVEKKRKLKDFQVNSQLLKRAKSDAIVMHCLPAHRGEEITDEVIDGPQSVVLEQAENRLHTSKAILEFLLAL; the protein is encoded by the coding sequence GTGAAGCGAGACTATCTCAGAGTGCTTGATTTAAGTAAAGATGAATTTATCTCACTTATAAATAGAGCAATTGAGTTTAAATCAAATAAAGATTTTTCAAAGTGTCCTCTCATTGGTAAAAGCATTGGTATGATTTTTGAAAAACCTTCAACAAGAACAAGAGTTTCCTTTGAAGTGGCAATTTATCAGTTAGGAGCACATCCCCTATGTTTAAGTTCAAAGGAACTTCAGCTTTCAAGGGGAGAAACAATAAAAGATACTGCTCAGGTGCTTTCAAGATATCTTGATGGCATTGTAATCAGAACTTTTTCTCATGCAATAGTTGAAGAGTTTGCAAAATACTCTACAGTCCCTGTTATAAATGCTTTGACTGATGAACACCATCCCTGTCAGGCACTGGCAGATATGATGACAATTCTGGAGAAAAAGGGTAGACTTGAGGGAATAAAACTTGCTTATGTTGGTGATGGAAACAATGTGGCGAACTCTTTAATTGAAGCAAGCACTTTAACAGGAGTTAAAATTCATGTGGCAACGCCTGAAGGATATGAGCCTTCAGAAGAAGTAATTGAAAAAGCAAAAACTCATACTGAAGTAAAACTCTTTAACAATCCAGAAGAGGCAGTTAAAGAGGCAGATGTAATTTATACAGATGTATGGCTAAGCATGGGTGAAGAGGAAAACGTTGAAAAGAAAAGAAAATTGAAAGATTTTCAGGTAAACAGTCAACTTCTGAAGAGAGCAAAGTCTGATGCAATAGTGATGCACTGTCTGCCAGCTCACAGAGGAGAAGAAATAACCGATGAAGTGATTGACGGACCTCAGAGCGTTGTATTAGAGCAGGCAGAAAACAGACTTCATACTTCAAAGGCAATTCTTGAGTTTCTTCTTGCCTTGTAG
- a CDS encoding L-lactate permease, with translation MPWKMDINPLGSLALSALVAAVPILYLFWALAYKRMKGHWAAISAVAIAVLISIVAYGMPVNLSLFSIFNGFLFGLWPVCWIVVTAVYIYNLSVETKQFEIIKNSLAAISDDRRVQAVIIAYSFGAFLEGAAGFGTPVAISAAMLAGLGFNPIYAAGICLIANTAPVAFGAIGIPIVVGSAVSGVDMMAMSKMVGRQLPFFSIIVPFYMAVVMAGWKKAVEIWPILLVSGGSFALTQFLVSNYIGPYLPDILSAIVSIIATVVFAKIWHPKESWTFEHEAAATGKAKLEYTAGQVFRAWAPFILLSIFVAAWGIKPVKAYLDQIATFKFPITGLDKEVIDHLGKPKAAVYAFNILSAAGTAILFAGILSIPVMGASIGTALRVAGKTLNQLKWPIVTIGTILGFAYLYNFSGMAITLGYAFASTGVIFPFFAAFLGWLGVFMTGSDTSSNALFGKLQEVTARQIGIDPVLTVATNSSGGVFGKMISPQSIAVATAATGYVGHEGDIFRFTLKHSIILTFLMGVLAMLQAYVFTWMIPQWEQVVQAAAQAAKPAAATPSTEGLNYLIITFAVSIFIVILSRVVGRGAIR, from the coding sequence ATGCCCTGGAAAATGGACATCAATCCATTGGGTAGCCTTGCCTTAAGTGCTCTGGTTGCGGCAGTGCCTATTCTTTATCTTTTCTGGGCACTTGCCTACAAAAGAATGAAAGGGCACTGGGCAGCAATTTCAGCGGTAGCTATTGCTGTTTTAATCTCTATTGTTGCCTATGGAATGCCGGTGAATCTTTCTTTATTCTCAATTTTTAATGGTTTTCTTTTTGGTCTGTGGCCCGTTTGCTGGATTGTTGTTACAGCAGTTTATATTTACAATCTTTCTGTTGAAACAAAGCAGTTTGAGATTATCAAAAACTCTCTTGCTGCAATCTCTGATGACAGAAGAGTTCAGGCAGTAATTATTGCTTATTCTTTCGGTGCATTCCTTGAAGGAGCTGCAGGATTTGGAACACCTGTTGCAATTTCTGCAGCAATGCTTGCCGGATTGGGATTCAATCCTATTTATGCTGCAGGTATCTGTCTTATTGCAAATACGGCACCTGTTGCCTTCGGTGCAATTGGAATTCCTATTGTTGTCGGCTCAGCAGTCTCTGGCGTTGATATGATGGCAATGAGTAAGATGGTTGGAAGACAACTTCCATTTTTCAGCATAATAGTCCCATTTTATATGGCTGTTGTTATGGCTGGATGGAAAAAAGCTGTTGAAATCTGGCCCATTCTTTTAGTAAGTGGAGGTTCTTTTGCGTTAACACAATTTTTAGTTTCAAACTATATTGGTCCTTACCTGCCAGATATACTTTCAGCAATTGTATCAATTATTGCAACAGTAGTATTTGCTAAAATATGGCATCCAAAGGAATCGTGGACCTTTGAACATGAGGCAGCGGCAACGGGAAAGGCAAAGCTTGAATATACTGCTGGTCAGGTATTCAGAGCTTGGGCACCATTTATACTTCTTTCAATTTTCGTTGCTGCATGGGGTATAAAGCCAGTTAAAGCTTATCTTGACCAGATAGCCACTTTTAAATTCCCTATCACAGGGCTTGACAAGGAAGTAATTGATCATCTTGGAAAACCAAAAGCCGCAGTTTATGCTTTTAACATACTCTCTGCAGCTGGAACAGCAATACTCTTTGCAGGAATACTCTCAATTCCTGTAATGGGAGCATCAATTGGAACTGCTCTCAGAGTTGCAGGGAAAACCCTAAATCAGCTTAAATGGCCTATTGTAACAATTGGAACAATTCTTGGATTTGCCTATCTTTATAATTTCTCAGGAATGGCTATTACACTTGGTTATGCCTTTGCATCAACTGGTGTAATTTTCCCATTCTTTGCAGCATTTCTTGGCTGGCTTGGTGTTTTCATGACCGGTTCAGATACGTCTTCCAATGCTTTGTTTGGAAAGCTTCAGGAAGTTACAGCCCGTCAGATTGGAATAGACCCTGTGCTAACTGTTGCAACAAACTCTTCCGGTGGAGTTTTTGGTAAAATGATTTCTCCCCAGTCTATCGCAGTAGCAACTGCAGCAACAGGTTATGTCGGACATGAAGGTGATATCTTCAGATTTACTCTTAAACACTCCATAATACTTACTTTCCTCATGGGTGTATTGGCAATGCTTCAGGCGTATGTATTTACATGGATGATACCACAATGGGAGCAGGTTGTCCAGGCAGCTGCACAGGCAGCAAAACCTGCAGCAGCAACTCCTTCTACAGAGGGACTTAACTATCTAATAATAACTTTTGCAGTATCCATATTTATAGTCATTCTATCAAGAGTAGTAGGTAGGGGAGCTATAAGATGA
- a CDS encoding FAD-binding oxidoreductase: protein MIDKTFIDKCKNIFGPENVLTDKAELISYSYDATPGIPREIPGVVVFPENTKQVQELVILARQTKTPIYPRGAGTSLSGGPVPLSKGVVIGFQRMNRIIEIDPDNLTATVQPGVVVAELNNAVAKYGLLYPPDPGSMATATVGGTVAENAGGLRGLKYGVTKHYIMGMEVVMPTGEIFRFGGKTVKNVTAYDFTHLFVGSEGTLGIVTEIICKLIPAPKYRKSMIAFFSKLEDAGKTVTDIVRNHVIPATLEIMDKVTIQTVENYAKVGLPTDVEALLLIEVDGMGQDSVLWEAEKCVEIIKQNNGTYKIAETDAERDSLWAARRAALPALAQVKPATILEDATVPRTKLVDMLVAVQNIAKKYNLMIGTFGHAGDGNLHPTLLVDPMNKEEMERVHKAVDEIFEVALSLGGTLSGEHGIGVAKLKYLKNEIGRSGIETMRRIKQALDPDNILNPGKLVPMED, encoded by the coding sequence ATGATTGATAAAACTTTTATAGATAAGTGTAAGAATATTTTTGGACCTGAAAATGTTCTTACTGATAAGGCTGAACTTATCTCATATAGTTATGATGCCACCCCCGGGATTCCTCGGGAAATTCCCGGGGTGGTTGTTTTTCCTGAAAATACAAAACAGGTGCAGGAACTTGTCATTCTTGCAAGACAAACAAAAACACCAATTTATCCAAGAGGTGCTGGAACTTCTTTAAGCGGAGGTCCTGTTCCTCTAAGCAAAGGTGTTGTCATAGGTTTTCAGCGAATGAACAGGATTATTGAGATAGATCCGGACAATCTTACAGCTACAGTTCAACCGGGTGTGGTTGTGGCAGAGCTGAACAATGCTGTGGCAAAATACGGACTTCTTTATCCACCAGATCCTGGTTCAATGGCAACAGCTACAGTTGGAGGCACAGTAGCCGAGAATGCAGGTGGACTGAGAGGATTAAAGTATGGCGTCACTAAGCATTACATAATGGGAATGGAAGTTGTAATGCCTACCGGTGAGATATTCAGATTTGGTGGAAAAACAGTAAAGAATGTAACTGCCTATGATTTTACCCATCTGTTTGTTGGTTCTGAGGGAACACTTGGTATTGTAACAGAGATAATTTGTAAGCTAATTCCAGCTCCAAAATATCGTAAATCAATGATAGCGTTCTTCAGTAAACTTGAAGACGCAGGTAAAACCGTTACAGATATTGTTCGCAATCATGTAATCCCCGCCACTCTTGAAATAATGGATAAGGTTACCATTCAGACAGTAGAAAACTATGCAAAAGTAGGACTTCCAACTGATGTAGAAGCTCTCTTACTCATAGAAGTTGATGGGATGGGGCAGGATTCTGTATTGTGGGAAGCTGAAAAATGCGTTGAAATAATAAAACAAAATAACGGAACATACAAAATCGCAGAAACTGATGCTGAAAGAGACTCTCTATGGGCAGCTCGAAGAGCAGCACTTCCTGCGCTTGCTCAGGTAAAACCTGCAACAATACTTGAAGATGCTACAGTTCCAAGAACAAAGCTTGTAGATATGCTTGTTGCAGTGCAGAATATTGCAAAAAAATACAACCTCATGATTGGCACTTTTGGACATGCCGGTGACGGAAACCTTCATCCCACACTTCTTGTTGACCCAATGAATAAAGAAGAAATGGAAAGAGTACATAAAGCAGTAGATGAAATTTTTGAAGTGGCACTTTCTCTTGGTGGAACACTTTCTGGAGAGCACGGAATTGGTGTGGCAAAGCTCAAGTATCTTAAAAATGAAATCGGACGCTCAGGGATTGAAACTATGCGCAGAATCAAGCAAGCCCTTGACCCTGACAACATACTCAATCCTGGTAAACTCGTTCCTATGGAGGACTAA
- a CDS encoding (Fe-S)-binding protein, with protein sequence MPATAAKTVFDDVETLKRELIRCMKCGNCMSACPIYNVEKKESSVARGKIALGEAILDDKINIDDEILVKLIFNCLVCKSCMMACPSGVRFDRIILGLRAAIARKKGIPFVKKALFGLLKNPELFDKGMKAFAAMQGFFLTKEGEKARAPRGFLRQFGKRFDKDFVLPELSKESFRDRVSEVIDVENSQATAVFFTGCSVNYFYPDVGEDLLFVLRKNKVKSITPKQQNCCGMPVMVHGDIETARELAKKNLDIFEKTAGQYIVTVCGSCGSALKHEYPIILEGTEYEEKAKKWAERVYDISTFLLKVIKFEPPKGKVELKVTYHDSCHLKKSMKVFNEPRQLLKMIPGVTLVEMKKPDACCGSGGSYHLTHADTALKIAKAKVEDIKATGADAVCTGCPACMMELFEGLHRWQGDCKVLHTVNLLAQAYKKEEG encoded by the coding sequence ATGCCTGCTACTGCAGCAAAAACAGTATTTGATGATGTGGAAACTCTCAAACGAGAGTTGATAAGATGCATGAAATGCGGAAACTGTATGTCCGCATGTCCAATTTACAATGTTGAAAAAAAAGAGTCCTCTGTTGCTCGCGGAAAAATTGCACTTGGAGAAGCTATTCTTGATGATAAAATTAACATAGATGATGAAATTCTTGTAAAACTTATCTTTAACTGTCTTGTATGTAAATCGTGCATGATGGCATGTCCATCTGGAGTTCGTTTTGACAGAATCATTCTCGGACTTAGAGCTGCCATTGCAAGAAAAAAGGGTATTCCTTTTGTTAAAAAGGCACTTTTTGGATTGCTGAAAAATCCAGAGCTTTTTGACAAGGGAATGAAAGCCTTTGCTGCCATGCAGGGATTTTTTCTTACAAAAGAAGGAGAGAAAGCCCGTGCACCCAGAGGATTTTTGAGACAGTTTGGGAAAAGATTTGATAAAGACTTTGTTTTACCGGAACTAAGTAAGGAAAGCTTCAGGGATAGAGTTTCTGAAGTTATAGATGTAGAGAATTCTCAGGCAACTGCAGTATTCTTTACAGGTTGCTCTGTTAACTATTTTTATCCTGATGTGGGAGAAGATTTACTCTTTGTTTTAAGGAAAAACAAAGTTAAATCAATTACTCCAAAGCAACAGAACTGCTGTGGAATGCCTGTTATGGTTCATGGAGACATTGAAACAGCAAGGGAACTTGCAAAGAAAAATCTTGACATATTTGAAAAAACTGCTGGACAATACATTGTAACAGTCTGTGGTTCCTGTGGAAGCGCTTTAAAGCATGAATACCCGATTATTCTTGAGGGAACAGAATATGAAGAAAAAGCAAAAAAATGGGCTGAAAGAGTTTATGATATATCAACATTTCTGCTTAAAGTTATCAAATTTGAGCCACCAAAGGGAAAGGTTGAGCTAAAAGTTACCTATCACGATTCCTGTCATCTTAAAAAATCAATGAAAGTATTTAATGAACCAAGACAGTTGCTCAAAATGATTCCTGGAGTTACTCTTGTTGAGATGAAAAAACCCGACGCATGCTGTGGTAGTGGAGGAAGTTATCACTTGACTCATGCAGATACAGCCTTGAAAATTGCAAAAGCTAAAGTAGAGGATATAAAGGCAACAGGAGCAGATGCTGTATGCACAGGCTGTCCTGCCTGCATGATGGAGCTTTTTGAGGGATTGCACAGATGGCAGGGAGACTGTAAAGTCTTGCACACAGTTAATCTACTTGCACAAGCATATAAAAAAGAGGAGGGATAA
- a CDS encoding LutC/YkgG family protein, whose amino-acid sequence MFDLFKQKAEAINAEVHKFSSKAEALDFIKDFIKQNTPNKISKGVVWCDSEFLEGVDKDTLQKELPQIEFNIDLNSAASAKIGINQVDFGVAETGSLVEISENISKRLCSTLPEIHIAVLPMRKILPDMESLFRQIEINKIPYMTVISGPSRTADIERVLTIGVHGPERVIILCVDNF is encoded by the coding sequence GTGTTTGATCTTTTCAAGCAAAAAGCAGAGGCAATAAATGCAGAAGTTCACAAATTTAGCAGTAAAGCAGAGGCTCTTGATTTCATAAAGGATTTCATAAAACAGAATACTCCGAATAAGATTTCAAAGGGAGTTGTATGGTGTGATTCCGAGTTCCTTGAAGGAGTTGATAAAGATACATTACAAAAAGAACTGCCCCAGATTGAATTTAATATAGATCTCAATTCAGCAGCATCAGCAAAGATTGGGATAAATCAGGTGGATTTTGGAGTGGCAGAGACAGGAAGCCTTGTTGAAATATCAGAGAATATCTCAAAGAGGCTCTGTTCCACATTACCTGAAATTCATATAGCAGTACTTCCAATGAGAAAAATTCTACCTGATATGGAATCATTGTTTAGACAAATAGAAATCAATAAAATTCCTTACATGACAGTAATAAGCGGACCTAGCAGAACCGCTGACATAGAAAGAGTTCTTACAATCGGAGTACACGGACCTGAAAGGGTTATTATCCTTTGTGTTGATAACTTTTAG